In Rhodamnia argentea isolate NSW1041297 chromosome 1, ASM2092103v1, whole genome shotgun sequence, the genomic window CGGTCTGCGGGTAAACCTTAATATCTTGATACCGGGGCTCTCCatccgcctcttcttctattagcatggAATAAGCAGAATGCTTCAAGATTTCGATTCTCAATGGCTCGATGTCCGAACCTGCAGTCACTTGGAACATTGAGGATAGGGTGGCCAACGCGTCTGCGAACCGGTTCTGGGCTCTAggaagatactcgaacgctATCTCATCGAACTCTTCGATTATATCTTCCAGAAACTCATGATATGGGATCAACTTCGGGTCACGAGTTTTCCACTTGCCTTCCGTCTGAAGGATAATGAGGGCGGAGTCGCCATAAACTTTCAGTCTCCGAATTTTCATCTCTATGGCAGCCTGTagcccaagaatgcaggcctcgtattcagcgatgttattggtgcacggaaaTAATAACTTGGCGGCTACTGGATAGTGTTGGCCATCTGAGGAGATAAGAAGCGCCCCTGTGCCGGATCCGGATAAGTTAACGGCTCCGTCGAAGTACATGATCCACTTTTCTGTAGTGATCGGTAAAACACGATCATCGAGAGGATCTATCCCATCTTCGCTCTGTGATCCTGCAGCGCTCTCTGCTAACATGTCTGCTATAGCTCGACCTTTCACCGACTTCTGTGTCATGGTCTGCACATCGAACTCAGAAATAAGAATCTGCCACTTGGCCAATTTGCCGACCAACGCCGGCTTTTCTAGCagatatttgatgggatcacattcggtggtTAACATAATCTGATGGTGAAGGGTATCTTGCCGCATGATCGTGTAATACCCAAACTAAAGctacgcaagtcttctcgacctcCGAGTAATTAGCTTGAGAATCGGAGAATTTCTTGCTGAGATAGTATATCGCGCATTCCTTTCCATCTGATGGTCTTTTCTGCACCAATacagctcccaaggactccttGTGGATGGTCGGATAAAGGATTAGAGGTACACCGAGAACAGGCGGAACCGGAACGGGGGAATGGGTCGGATAATGTTGAATTTTCAGGAAAGCGGTCCGACATTCAATATCCCATACaatctttgcattcttcttgagaagcttgaaaaatggccaGCGCCTCTCGATAACCGGGAtatgaatcttgccacatagttCAATCTCCCCAGCAAACTTCGAACTTCCTTCACGTAAGACGGGGGTCGTAGCTCGCATATGGCCTTCACCTTAGACGGATCAATCTCGATGCCCCTACTACCGACCATGAAGCCTAATAATTTCCCAGACTTTGCCCCAAATACGCACTTTGCGGGATTGAGACGTAATCGGTATTTACGTAGGCGCTCAAATAGCTTGCGGAGAATCGCAACATGGTCTTCGCCTGATCTTGACTTcgcgatcatgtcatcgacgtatacttctatttcattgtgcatcatatcatggaataaggccaccatggctctttgataagtggcacccgcatttttcaagccgaaaggcatgactctatagcaaaaagttccccatggggttataaaagaagttttgcttctgtcttcttctttcatccgaatctggttataaccagaaaaaccatccatgaaggagaaaagcTCAAACCCAGCCGTACTATCAactagcacgtcaatatgcgggaGCGGGAAGTCATCTTTAGGGCTGGCCTTATTCGGATCACGGTAGTCAacgcacaccccgactctcccgtctttcttcatcaccgggacgatattcgctatccaatccgggtaatgagcgacttcaatgaaatcgactttcgggagcttcattacttcatcctcaatctttttagacaactcgggttttgtccttctcaaccgtTGTTTCTTCGGCGGTATATCCGGGTTAGTCGGTAGTGCATGTTGCACGATATCCGGATCCAATCCTGGCATGTCGGTGTACGACCAGGCAAACACATCccgaaactcttgaagaaggcTGACCAATGCGGCGGCTTCTGCTTCCCGTAACCATGCCCCGATTTTGGTCTCTCGGATATTGTCTTCAGCACCCAAATTCACTGTTACCATCGGTTCGGTTGTCAACGGCTCTGACTCCTCGTGGCGACTCCATTCGATCTTAATCCCTTTTAGATCATCACTATCGCTGCCCGAGTCTGAAGAATCGTCGCTCGGCGAATCCGAGTCACATGTACTCTTattatgaatatgaagaatgctatgccCGAGACACGATGCAGAAAggttaattcatttcaatgacatataaACAAAAAGCGGAAAAGTGTGTTTTTGAAAGCAGAtttacaaaaacatttttcaaataggTAAGCCCCGGGAAATACCCTCATATCATCGGGTCATCcggattttttttgaaaaagccaaaactAGGAAGCGTGTGAAAGTCCGGTCCTCAGGCTTATACTTAGGCTCATAATTGCATCGTCATGGGACCGGCAGTATACtttcacacgtccttaataaacatgtgcTCGTTTTATTTAACTGGGAGCCGCATTACAACATGTACTTCCCCTAAGCCAACGGCTCGAGGCCTGGGGGTATCCAAAAAACAGTTAGCACATCAGAAACACGGTCCTTGGCGGGAGCGGGAaaaacatatatacataacaaaaaacaaacaaacccatGATCCTACTCTGGAGAGTCGGGAGAACCGCCTGACGACTCCACGTCCTCGGATGCCGGAGGCTCATCCGGAATAATCTTCTGAGAATCGGTAGGCTCAACCTTGGGAGTCTGTTCTTCAAAGAAGGCGTCAACATCAGCAGGTGTGATAACGGTGTCGTTACCGGGTTCTTCAAACGGTTGTGCAATCCCTTCTAAGTTAGAGAGGCTTGTGTCATCTAACATTTTGGGCGGACGGGGAAAAAACAACTTGAGGGGATTTCCAATGGGCTGGCTACCGGAACTTTCACCCACCACCGGGCAAGCGGCATTATCCATGCGACCTTCCTGGTTGCCTTGACTTCCTCGACCATAGCGTCTACACCAGGTGGGAGATGGGTAAGGATTAGCTGCATTACGACGCCTACGTCGAAACAGACGAGCCGTGGGGCCGTCGGATCGGTTACGGCTTCCCGAATAACCAAGTCCGAAAGGACCATTATCCGGTTCTACGCGAATGGGTTCGGTGATGCCCCGACCATACAATCCCAAACCTTCTCCAGGGATATGTCCGTATTGAAGCAACACTCTACTAGACATAAGGGCGGGGCCGGACAGCGACGGGGGTTGAGTGACGGCATCTTCCGGGACATGTATTGTTGATACCGGTTCGAATGTATGATAACCGGCTTCTTCTTCAGCCCTAGGCGGAATATATGAGACGACAACTCCCTCGGGAAGTCGCATGTCCATTTCTCCATTAACCGTTATCATTTGACCGTTATCAATAAATCGAACTTTCTGATGGAGGCTTGAGGGGACAGCCCTAGCcatatgaatccacggtctaccCAGCaacatgttgaaggaagatggaATGTCCGGAACTTGAAACGTCATTGAGAACTTGGAAGGCCCAATTAACACTTCTAGTTTAGCCTCACCGAGGACATTCTTGCTCATACCATCGAAAGCCCTCACATTCGACCTAGATGGATGCATCTGCGACTCTTCAAATCCCAAGAGACGATATGTACTCGGTGGGCAAATGTTCACAGCAGACCCATTATCAATAAGGACTCGTGAAATCATTCTCGCTCGGCATTTAATGGAGATGTGGAGAGCATTACAATGCGAAAGACCACCGGATGGAAGATCCTCATcagaaaatgatatttgatcatTCAGGAGAATAGAGCCAACGAATTCCTCCAACCGGAGTGCGCCAAGAGTATCGGGAATATGCACCTCATTAAGCACCTTTAGAAGGGCTTCTTTATGCTTTTCCGACGATTGGAATAACTCGAGAATGGAAATGCGGGCCGGCATTTTTCTAAGCCGATCCACTACGGAGAATTCACTAGTTTTTACAACGGATAGAAGATGTTCAGCCTCCGCTTCCGTCACGGGTTTCTTCCGAGACGGCCCCGgaggtgcataagaacgacccgtcCGGGTGACCGAATCAATCGCCTTAGTCCCATAGTCCCGGGCCACTTCCTTATTGTCGATGGCAACAGGTGCGCCTTCACTTGCAACCGCTGATGGTGTATCAACCGTGATTGGGCATAGATCGCTTCCCACAATGCCCAAGCTAGCATCCAACCGAGCCCCCATACGGATGAATTCTTCGGAAGTGAGATCAATAACCATATGGCCCTCATCTTCAAGTTCGTAATCGCCTAGATCCTCTACGACGGTGAGGTCTATTACCACGAGTTCTACCATAGCGATGAGTGTCTCATTCAGATCCGGCACTACTTCGGGGGCAACCGTATCATCAAAAGTGGTCTCTTTGGTACCGATAGGCTGTGCTGCTTCAATGAGCGCGATCGCTTTGTCGGTGGGCTCCAGTGCATCGAACTCATCTCCCCACTCATTCCAATACGTTCGTGTCTCCGGGATGGGCTCCTCAAAGAACCAAGACGGTGGTGAGTATTTTACGAGGAAATCATATCCACCACTGGGCTGTCCCAAAGTGTCAACGATCTCCCCTGCAGCATATGCACTTCGCAGGAATTCTTGATCCCAGTAGTGCGAGTTGTACGATGCATCGCCTACTAGATCGTGATTCTCGTCTGGCCGCGCCAACGCCACCTCGTGTACGTTCACGTTTTCCGGCTCGACAAAGGCGTTTTCTGGCTCGACTACGGCCGTCTCCAATTTTGGCTCGACAGGGGCGGTTTCGGGAATACCAACCACATGAGGGGTTGAAGTGCCAATGACTTCATTTGGGGTAGCCCGAATTACTCCGGTTCGGACCATCTCGGCGATGCGCACACGCTTCTCTTGGATGGGGATTAAATCCGTACCACCGTAATGTCCAGCCGAAACGAGTGCTTGATACATTTCCACGACatctattcggaatctcttctTGGTGACGCTTCTCACCTCTTCAATGATCGCCACATTTGGGGCGTGGCACGGTAGCGGGTTTCTCTGCACATTCGGCTCGAAATCCTTAAACGACAAACGATTTCCTTCTAGAAGATCCTGGACTTTATGCTTGAGGACGTAGCAACCGTCAACGtcgtgccctctttctcccgtgTGAAAAGCGCAGGATTTGGAAAGGTCGAACCCACGATACTTCGGGGGGTTAGCTCGAGCAACTTCTTTAGTCACAAGTTGTTTGCCTAACAAAGCGGGTAAAAGTTGTGATAATGGCCTCGGCAATGGAGTAAACTGTCTTGGCTTTTCGAGCTGAGTATTCTGATATCCGCTATTTCGATAACTTCCGGATGCAGACGCCATCCGATTGGGGGCAGGTTGGGAAGTTGGCGTCGATCGGGTAACTGGAGCTTGAACAAAGGATACTTCgacctccttttcttttctgattggTGCCCTTCTGCTGGCACCTTCCGCTATTCTTCCTTCAtgcattccaccctcaattctcTCCCCGGCTTCGACGAgcaagggaaaattttgaaatcctgcTCCAATGAGCTTTTGATAAAACTCATTTGGAAGAGTTTTTACAAACATGCTGATCATCTCGGGTTCCTCGAGAGGTGGGCGAACTTCAGCAGCCAAAGCGCGCCATCTATgtgcaaaaaccctaaatgacTCATCTCTCTTCTTGATCGTACGGGACAACACTTCCCTTGTTGGAGCCATCTCGGTGTTGTATTGGTATTGTTCTACGAATGCCTTCGCCAAATCTTCCCATCTTGTAACTTTATCTGGCTTCGGATCCAAGAACCAAATGCGCCGCGTCCTCCAAACTGTTCGGGAAAGTCTGATCAGCAAAGGAACATTCTTGACGTACCGACCCATCTGATTGGTGTAATAAACTAAGTGTGCCCTCGGATCACCCTTGCCAGAATACTTCGTGAAGTATGGAACTTTAAACTTATCGGGAAAGTCGATCTTGTCATATCGGGACGGATCCCCGACATTTTCGAGTCCATGTTTGTCCTTGAGCTGTTGCTCCGGATCGGCAAATCGCTTTTTAGTTTCCTCCTCTAATCGGGCCGAGATGGCTGCTGAAATGGGATCAAGAGGAGCGGGCGCAAGAACTTGAGTTACCGCATCTTCAACGACCGGATTTGCTGGGAGGTCATCAACAAGACCGGGCATCTCAACCGGCGGCGGAAGCCGCACTTGATTCCGATTTCGTTGTACCGAAAGCGCTCTGACTTCGGTAGATAACTGGATCAACATAGCCCTTAAATCTTGGATCTCCGCGAAGGCGGCGGCTCCTAGATTTCGATTCTGCGCTTCATCATCTGCACGGGCTTCCATACGTGCCGTTATGGACCTAGTACGAATGGGTGAACGCGTAAAGCCCGCAATATCTACCTGGAGAAAGTAAAATTCATCGGTGACTTCGAATAAAACTATACGcgatttcctttgaaaatataaactttTGCAACGAACTCGGGACATGTAAATTCTCCAGCAAATTTAAATTGAGAGAATAGACTCTATCACGGGTCGTTTAGAAAAGAATACATTTTCAAACGGAAAAACacgtaataattaaattaatgaGAATGTCGGTAAGGAAATAAATGCTTCATATACTAAGTTTAAAAAGGGTTTTCACAACATATTACAAAAACACCAGctcaaaacaaaaaccaaaatatgACATAAACTCGATGGGTAACGGTTCCATCGATATCAAAATGTCCGCTCCCTTGACCACAAAATGGGAGTTTCGGGCGACCTATCcctattttttagcttattgacCATCTTCTCGCTGCAGCCCAAGATGAATGACTTCCGGGGGAATGACGGGTAAAACAATTCGACAATTAGGATCTTCGGGGCGGTGAATGTATGCCCATGATGCTTGATGGAGTCCCATATCGCCCTCTAGTTCGGGAGCTTGAACAATGGTCTGCTTAAAACAACTCTCCCGGGCATTCTTGATATTGTCAATGTCCACTTGTCGAAGGGCGATTTCCTGCTCATCCATCTGCTTGTGCGGGAGGTTAAACTCGAATAATTGCCCTCTCGGTGGCGGCGGGATATCTTGAAGAGCTCCACATTGTCCGAACGTCCTCAATGGGTAACAGGTAGTGGCCCCGGTGAATCCCAATAGGGGTATGGGATCGGTGTGGGCGGCGGGAAGATGGATGCTTTGAAATTGGGAACCCCCGAATTTCCATCGGATTTGGTCCGGGGCTAAACTCctcaaaaaatgaaaccaagcgCGGTATGACCGTGTATAAGGTTGCATCTGCAATTGTATAAGCTTTTCAAGTGGGTGAGTGCGATGCTTGAGATCAGAATATACCATGTGGAAGGATGTTTCATGAATGTGAGAGATAAACCAGGTATACAAAAGTCCAGCGGGCGCATGAAACACTTTTTTCCCATCGGTATCAGCTTTGAAAT contains:
- the LOC125314909 gene encoding uncharacterized protein LOC125314909 — protein: MRQDTLHHQIMLTTECDPIKYLLEKPALVGKLAKWQILISEFDVQTMTQKSVKGRAIADMLAESAAGSQSEDGIDPLDDRVLPITTEKWIMYFDGAVNLSGSGTGALLISSDGQHYPVAAKLLFPCTNNIAEYEACILGLQAAIEMKIRRLKVYGDSALIILQTEGKWKTRDPKLIPYHEFLEDIIEEFDEIAFEYLPRAQNRFADALATLSSMFQVTAGSDIEPLRIEILKHSAYSMLIEEEADGEPRYQDIKVYPQTGEFPEGSEAADRKYPMKLSSKFFLGGDTLYKRSYDSVLPRMGQFIKSQDALSARILRRVNTKGQLVFVAQEDYVDTDHPDVKFKKLSSTLSIEVGLMPAPILYRFIALYMVGEDDVLLGPLPFVEDNDGPHDG